In Candidatus Desulfofervidus auxilii, one genomic interval encodes:
- a CDS encoding DegT/DnrJ/EryC1/StrS family aminotransferase — MNIPLLDLKIQYQSIKSEIKQALDKVLESQHFILNGHVETLEKKIAHYCGCDYAIGVSSGSDALLVSLMAIDIQPGDEVITVPYTFFATVGSIVRLGAKPVFVDIELDTFNIDVNQIEEKITPRTKAVIPVHLFGQCCEMQAIIDIARKYNLKIIEDAAQAIGAEYKQKKTGSLGDIGCFSFFPSKNLGGYGDGGMVVTKVKPIYEKIKMLRVHGASSKYYHKLIGGNFRLDELQAAILLVKFKYLDAWNKKRAECAQRYYQLFSETGLLDFIIPPKIKQSNHVFHQYVVRVQKRDQLLKYLKTQGIGCAIYYPLPLHLQESLSSLGYKRGDFPQTERASKETLALPMYPELTIKQQEYIVKKIRDFYNQV; from the coding sequence ATGAATATTCCTTTATTAGACCTCAAAATACAATATCAGAGTATAAAATCAGAAATCAAACAGGCACTGGATAAAGTATTAGAAAGTCAGCATTTTATTCTCAATGGACATGTTGAGACATTAGAGAAAAAAATTGCACATTATTGCGGTTGTGATTATGCTATAGGTGTCTCTTCAGGTAGTGATGCCCTGCTGGTGTCATTAATGGCTATTGATATTCAACCAGGTGATGAAGTTATCACTGTTCCTTACACTTTCTTTGCCACGGTTGGTTCGATAGTTCGTTTGGGTGCAAAACCCGTATTTGTGGATATTGAGTTAGATACGTTTAATATAGATGTAAATCAAATTGAAGAAAAAATTACCCCCCGTACTAAGGCCGTCATTCCTGTTCATCTCTTTGGCCAATGTTGTGAAATGCAAGCTATTATTGATATAGCTAGAAAATATAATCTGAAAATTATTGAAGACGCCGCTCAGGCCATAGGAGCAGAATATAAGCAAAAAAAAACAGGGAGTTTGGGTGACATAGGTTGCTTTTCCTTTTTCCCCTCCAAAAATTTAGGTGGTTATGGTGATGGTGGCATGGTAGTGACAAAAGTGAAACCTATTTATGAAAAGATAAAAATGCTTAGAGTACATGGTGCCTCTTCTAAATATTATCATAAACTTATTGGAGGTAATTTTCGTTTAGATGAATTACAGGCAGCCATCCTTTTGGTAAAATTTAAATATCTAGATGCATGGAATAAAAAAAGGGCAGAGTGTGCACAACGTTATTATCAATTATTTTCTGAGACTGGTCTTTTAGATTTCATAATCCCTCCTAAAATTAAACAGAGCAATCATGTTTTTCATCAGTATGTGGTCCGTGTTCAAAAAAGAGACCAACTCTTAAAATATCTAAAGACTCAAGGTATTGGTTGTGCGATTTACTATCCTCTACCATTGCATTTGCAGGAGTCTCTTTCTTCTTTAGGCTACAAAAGAGGAGATTTCCCTCAAACTGAACGAGCATCTAAAGAGACGCTAGCCCTTCCCATGTATCCCGAGTTAACTATCAAACAACAAGAATATATAGTCAAAAAAATAAGAGATTTTTATAACCAAGTTTAA
- a CDS encoding RelA/SpoT family protein: MIRIEDIIDRVLSYNPNADVSLFRKAYIYAAKAHKGQLRLSGEPYLSHPLNVAFILAKMRLDVITVVCGLLHDTVEDTLVTIEDIKNQFGEEIAVIIDGLTKLSKISFSSKRKRHAENIRKMILAMAQDIRVILVKLADRLHNMQTLGYLPPEKQKLIAKETLEIYAPLAARLGIGWLRTELEDLSLYYSDTKTYQRISQGIARRKEEEKRYIGEIKTILQNKLEDLGIKGRIEGRTKSIFSIYRKMNKQQIDLNQIYDLVAFRIIVNTIKECYETLGMVHSLWKPIPGRFKDYIAMPKPNMYQSLHTTVIGPYGGRIEIQIRTEEMHRLAEEGIAAHWRYKEGKEGDEEEVRRFAWLRQILEWQRELKEPREFLEAVKTDLFPEEVYVFTPKGDVKALPAGSTAIDFAYSIHSEIGHHCAAVKVNGRLVPLRYKLNTGDVVEVTTSPKQHPSKDWLKFVKTPRARTRIKHYLRNLEREQGFSLGKELCEKEFKKYGLDFPKIFNSPEFTKIAKKLSFKTTEDLILAVGYGKLSVKQIIRRLLPPLEEKKEKQVISQKTPSSDIKVKGVEGVLVKIARCCCPLPGDEIVGYITKGHGITVHHANCRNLLSADPNRLVEVTWGERTNQVYPVKIEIKCSDKVGLLAEISGAVAKVKANIIASKTKTTSDHRAFFSFVVEVKDREQFQAVINAIRSIDAVEKIKRQSI, encoded by the coding sequence ATGATACGCATTGAGGACATTATAGATAGGGTTTTAAGTTATAATCCTAATGCAGATGTTTCTTTATTTAGAAAGGCTTATATTTATGCCGCTAAAGCTCATAAGGGACAACTGCGTCTTTCCGGTGAGCCTTACTTATCTCATCCTTTAAATGTGGCTTTTATTTTGGCCAAGATGCGTTTGGATGTAATTACTGTAGTCTGTGGGCTTTTGCATGACACAGTAGAAGATACCCTGGTAACCATTGAAGATATAAAAAATCAATTTGGGGAAGAAATTGCAGTTATTATTGATGGTTTAACCAAATTGAGCAAAATTTCCTTTTCCTCAAAGAGAAAACGCCATGCTGAAAATATACGAAAGATGATTTTGGCCATGGCTCAAGACATTCGTGTAATTTTGGTCAAGTTAGCAGATAGATTGCACAATATGCAAACCTTGGGTTATTTGCCTCCTGAAAAACAGAAATTAATTGCCAAAGAAACTTTGGAAATTTATGCCCCTCTGGCTGCCCGTTTAGGTATAGGATGGTTAAGAACAGAATTGGAAGATTTATCGCTTTATTATTCAGATACAAAGACCTATCAGCGTATTTCCCAAGGTATTGCCCGACGCAAAGAAGAAGAAAAAAGATATATTGGGGAAATCAAGACCATTCTTCAGAATAAATTAGAGGATTTAGGCATAAAAGGGCGTATAGAAGGCCGGACTAAGAGTATCTTTAGTATCTATCGGAAAATGAATAAACAACAAATTGACTTAAACCAAATTTATGACCTGGTAGCCTTTAGAATCATCGTTAACACTATTAAAGAATGTTATGAAACTTTAGGTATGGTGCATTCTCTTTGGAAACCTATTCCTGGGAGATTTAAAGATTATATTGCCATGCCTAAACCAAATATGTATCAAAGTTTGCACACTACAGTGATAGGACCTTATGGTGGTCGTATCGAGATCCAAATTCGCACAGAAGAAATGCATCGTCTGGCTGAAGAAGGTATTGCTGCCCATTGGCGTTATAAAGAAGGGAAAGAGGGGGATGAAGAAGAAGTCAGGCGTTTTGCTTGGTTAAGGCAAATTTTAGAATGGCAAAGGGAGTTAAAAGAACCCCGCGAGTTTTTGGAAGCAGTTAAAACAGACCTTTTCCCGGAAGAAGTCTATGTGTTTACTCCTAAAGGAGATGTTAAGGCCTTGCCTGCTGGTTCTACAGCTATAGATTTTGCTTATAGCATCCATTCAGAGATAGGACACCATTGTGCTGCGGTAAAGGTAAATGGTCGTCTAGTGCCATTACGCTACAAGCTAAATACTGGAGATGTGGTGGAAGTTACTACTTCACCCAAACAACATCCCAGCAAAGATTGGCTTAAATTTGTTAAAACCCCAAGGGCTCGGACGCGCATTAAACACTATTTACGTAACCTAGAGCGAGAACAAGGATTTTCTTTGGGAAAAGAATTATGTGAAAAGGAATTCAAAAAATACGGATTGGATTTCCCCAAAATCTTCAACAGCCCTGAGTTTACTAAGATAGCCAAAAAACTTTCTTTCAAAACCACAGAAGATCTTATTTTAGCCGTAGGTTATGGAAAGCTATCTGTGAAACAAATTATCCGCCGCCTTCTTCCTCCCCTTGAAGAAAAAAAAGAAAAACAAGTTATTTCCCAAAAAACACCTTCCTCTGATATTAAGGTAAAGGGGGTAGAAGGTGTTTTGGTCAAAATAGCTCGCTGTTGCTGTCCACTGCCTGGTGATGAGATTGTAGGTTATATTACTAAAGGTCATGGAATTACTGTTCATCATGCTAATTGTAGGAATCTTTTGAGTGCCGACCCCAACAGATTAGTGGAAGTAACTTGGGGAGAAAGAACCAATCAGGTTTATCCTGTTAAAATAGAGATAAAATGTAGTGACAAAGTAGGGCTTTTAGCAGAAATAAGTGGGGCAGTGGCCAAGGTAAAGGCCAATATCATTGCTTCTAAGACAAAGACTACCTCAGACCACCGTGCTTTTTTTTCATTTGTAGTAGAAGTAAAGGACAGGGAGCAATTCCAAGCGGTGATAAATGCTATTCGCTCTATTGATGCAGTAGAAAAAATAAAACGTCAGAGTATATAA
- a CDS encoding proline--tRNA ligase has translation MYYSRYFLPTLKETPSEAEINSHRLMLRAGMIRKLTAGIYSYLPFGLTALRKVENIVREEMNRAGAQEVLLPTVQPAELWQASGRWERYGKELLRFKDRHERFYCMGPTHEEVITDLVRKEVRSYRDLPLNLYQIQTKFRDEIRPRFGLMRSREFIMKDGYSFDIDDRNAEKTYWQMYDVYKNIFTRCDLDFKVVEAETGTIGGSFSHEFMVLAEVGEDTIVFCQNCDYAANIEKAEVVTPAISPSERPKSRKEIHTPNKHTVEEITEFLNVSPQKIVKTIIYLADEKPVAVLVRGDHDINEIKLQRLLDCKTLIMAPPGIVKNLTKAEVGFAGPIGLNIPIIADNSLKNMVNFVTGANKTDYHFINVNLDDFKISQFADVRFITSEDRCPRCRGELEFKKGIEVGHIFKLGTKYSEALKATYLDAQGKEQFIIMGCYGIGIGRTLAAIIEQHHDENGIIFPLSIAPFQIYLLAIDTKNQKVLETAEKLYGQLSSHWQVFYDNRDERPGIKFKDADLIGIPLRITLGRDLKKEKVEVKIRKTGETLLIPITELKLNIEKIMQTL, from the coding sequence ATGTACTATTCTCGTTATTTTCTTCCTACTTTAAAAGAAACACCATCTGAGGCAGAGATAAATAGTCATAGGTTAATGCTCCGTGCAGGAATGATTCGCAAGTTGACTGCTGGGATTTATTCTTATTTACCCTTTGGTTTAACTGCCCTACGGAAAGTAGAAAATATTGTGAGGGAAGAAATGAATAGAGCAGGTGCACAGGAAGTGCTTTTGCCTACAGTGCAACCTGCCGAATTATGGCAGGCATCAGGACGTTGGGAAAGATATGGGAAAGAATTGTTGCGATTTAAAGACCGCCATGAACGTTTTTATTGTATGGGACCCACTCATGAAGAAGTGATTACTGATTTAGTGAGAAAAGAAGTGAGGTCTTATAGAGACCTTCCCTTAAATCTTTATCAGATTCAGACTAAATTTCGTGATGAAATCCGCCCCCGTTTTGGTCTGATGCGCAGTAGAGAATTTATCATGAAAGATGGTTACAGTTTTGACATAGATGATAGAAATGCCGAAAAAACCTATTGGCAAATGTATGATGTCTATAAAAACATCTTTACTCGCTGTGATCTTGATTTTAAAGTAGTAGAGGCAGAAACAGGCACTATTGGTGGAAGTTTTTCACATGAATTTATGGTGTTGGCAGAGGTAGGAGAAGATACTATTGTATTTTGCCAAAACTGTGATTATGCAGCTAATATTGAAAAGGCAGAAGTAGTAACTCCGGCTATTTCTCCATCTGAAAGGCCTAAATCCAGAAAGGAAATACACACACCCAATAAACATACGGTAGAAGAAATAACAGAGTTTCTCAATGTCTCCCCTCAAAAAATAGTCAAAACCATAATTTATTTAGCAGATGAAAAACCTGTGGCTGTCTTGGTTAGAGGTGATCATGATATTAATGAAATCAAACTTCAGCGTCTATTAGATTGTAAGACCCTAATTATGGCCCCACCAGGAATTGTAAAGAACCTGACAAAGGCCGAAGTAGGATTTGCCGGTCCTATAGGATTAAACATACCCATCATTGCTGATAATAGTTTGAAAAACATGGTCAATTTTGTCACCGGGGCCAATAAAACGGATTACCATTTTATCAATGTGAATTTAGATGATTTTAAAATTAGTCAGTTTGCTGATGTGCGATTTATTACTTCTGAAGACAGATGCCCTCGCTGTAGAGGCGAATTAGAATTTAAAAAAGGCATAGAAGTAGGACATATTTTTAAACTAGGCACAAAATATAGTGAGGCATTAAAGGCTACTTATTTAGATGCCCAAGGTAAAGAACAATTTATAATCATGGGTTGTTATGGAATTGGCATTGGACGCACCTTAGCTGCTATCATTGAACAACATCATGATGAAAATGGAATTATTTTCCCTTTATCTATTGCTCCTTTTCAGATTTATCTTTTAGCCATAGATACCAAAAATCAGAAGGTTCTAGAGACTGCTGAAAAATTATATGGACAACTTTCTTCTCATTGGCAAGTTTTTTATGATAATCGGGATGAACGGCCTGGAATTAAGTTCAAAGACGCAGATTTAATTGGAATACCTTTAAGGATTACCTTAGGTAGAGATTTAAAAAAGGAGAAAGTGGAAGTCAAAATAAGAAAAACAGGTGAAACTTTACTTATTCCCATAACTGAATTAAAATTAAATATTGAAAAAATAATGCAAACACTTTGA
- the lolA gene encoding outer membrane lipoprotein chaperone LolA: MNFFLKNLFFCLIFSCWLSPVWALNTSELIDKLERQCASLNTIQMDFIQKTKVITARPPREKKFQGVMYLKRPGKMRWDYKPPKDYHIISDGEKIWFYDEKTKQVMVGKLEAYLDKHLISSLFLNIKNVKNFFYINGEEEKDCFKLTLTPHEPRPQLGKIFVWVEKKELQIVKIQLTDLYGNVNVLNFTKITLNPALKDSLFNFQPPPGVEKIRLPY, from the coding sequence GTGAATTTTTTTTTAAAAAATCTTTTCTTTTGTTTAATTTTCTCCTGCTGGTTAAGTCCTGTTTGGGCCTTAAATACCTCTGAACTTATAGATAAGTTAGAAAGACAGTGTGCTTCTCTAAATACTATCCAGATGGATTTTATCCAAAAGACAAAGGTCATTACTGCCAGACCCCCTAGAGAAAAAAAATTTCAAGGTGTTATGTATCTTAAAAGACCTGGGAAGATGCGCTGGGATTATAAACCTCCTAAAGATTATCACATAATAAGTGATGGAGAAAAAATTTGGTTTTATGATGAAAAGACAAAACAAGTAATGGTGGGTAAGTTAGAGGCCTATCTGGATAAACATCTCATTTCTTCTCTTTTTTTGAATATTAAAAATGTAAAAAATTTCTTTTATATAAATGGGGAAGAAGAAAAAGATTGTTTTAAGTTAACCTTAACTCCCCATGAACCCAGGCCTCAGCTAGGAAAAATTTTTGTATGGGTTGAAAAAAAGGAACTTCAGATAGTGAAAATCCAATTAACTGATTTATATGGAAATGTTAATGTCTTAAATTTTACTAAAATTACGCTTAATCCTGCTTTAAAAGATTCATTATTTAATTTTCAGCCACCGCCAGGAGTAGAAAAAATCCGCCTTCCGTATTAG
- a CDS encoding IS110 family transposase, producing the protein MKRLSGGIDIGSDNHHIIIMDDEEQILYDQKIAHKFSEFYKAVREFREIEKREGGIISFAIEGKNGYGAPFDRILIESGFTLYNVDNLKLKQFRNVFGAEWRNDKRDAKMLAKMLKLRDYLDAENEKAFIAVEKATKINEKLKILSRHQQTLIDEKIRLQNRLRKRLLEVSPEILEIGDTDSKKMLRLLVRYPDFSRYK; encoded by the coding sequence GTGAAAAGGTTATCTGGAGGAATCGATATTGGCAGTGATAATCATCACATAATTATCATGGATGATGAAGAACAGATTTTGTATGACCAGAAGATAGCACACAAATTCAGTGAATTTTATAAGGCAGTTAGAGAATTTAGAGAGATTGAGAAAAGAGAAGGTGGGATAATATCATTTGCAATTGAAGGAAAGAATGGATACGGAGCACCATTTGATCGGATACTTATAGAGAGCGGATTCACCTTATACAATGTAGATAATTTAAAATTAAAACAATTTCGGAATGTATTTGGGGCAGAATGGCGTAACGATAAAAGGGACGCAAAAATGTTAGCAAAAATGCTGAAATTAAGAGATTATTTAGACGCTGAAAATGAAAAGGCATTCATTGCGGTAGAGAAGGCAACAAAAATCAATGAAAAGTTAAAGATTCTGTCTCGGCATCAACAAACCCTGATAGATGAGAAGATAAGGTTGCAAAACAGGCTTCGAAAAAGGCTATTAGAAGTATCTCCTGAGATATTAGAGATTGGTGATACAGACAGCAAGAAGATGTTGAGGCTTCTGGTAAGGTATCCTGATTTTTCGAGATATAAG